Below is a window of Desulfuromonas sp. TF DNA.
TGTAGTCTATGGGACCGGCCGTGTAGCGGATGTCGGCGCTACGATCGAGGGAGGGGATGAGGAAGAGATCGACGATCCAACCGATGAAGAACAACCCCAGGGTGAAAAAGTAGATGGTGCCGCTCACCGGGCGGCCGTAGTAAAAGCGGTGGGCGCCCATGAAGCCGAAAATCCAGAGGATATAGCCGATCGCCTTGCTGTGGGTGTTCATGACGTTTGTTTCCTTTGGAAATCAGTATAGTCCGCGGGCCTCGGGGCCTCTCATCTCCACTTCTCCTC
It encodes the following:
- a CDS encoding TM2 domain-containing protein, which translates into the protein MNTHSKAIGYILWIFGFMGAHRFYYGRPVSGTIYFFTLGLFFIGWIVDLFLIPSLDRSADIRYTAGPIDYNVAWILLTFLGIFGVHRFYLGKWLTGLIYLLTGGLFLVGIIYDYWTLNGQISEVNASWKG